One window from the genome of Nomascus leucogenys isolate Asia chromosome 12, Asia_NLE_v1, whole genome shotgun sequence encodes:
- the MUTYH gene encoding adenine DNA glycosylase isoform X3, with translation MRKPRAAVGSGHRKQAASQEGRQKHAKNNSQAKPSACDAGLARQPEEVVLQASVSSYHLFRDVAEVTAFRGSLLSWYDQAKRDLPWRRRAEDEVDLDRRAYAVWVSEVMLQQTQVATVINYYTGWMQKWPTLQDLASASLEEVNQLWAGLGYYSRGRRLQEGARKVVEELGGHMPRTAETLQQLLPGVGRYTAGAIASIAFGQATGVVDGNVARVLCRVRAIGADPSSTLVSQQLWGLAQQLVDPARPGDFNQAAMELGATVCTPQRPLCSQCPVESLCRARQRVEREQLLASRRLLGSPDVEECAPNTGQCHLCLPPSEPWDQTLGVVNFPRKASRKPPREESSATCVLEQPGALGAQILLVQRPNSGLLAGLWEFPSVTWEPSEQLQRKALLQELQRWAGPLPATRLRHLGEVVHTFSHIKLTYQVYGLALEGQTPVTTVPPGARWLTQEEFHMAAVSTAMKKVFRVYQGQQPGTCTGSKRSQVPSPCSRKKPRMGQQVLDNFFRSHISTDAHSLNSAAQ, from the exons ATGAGGAAGCCACGAGCAGCCGTGGGAAGTGGTCACAGGAAGCAGGCAGCCAGCCAGGAAGGGAGGCAGAAGCATGCTAAGAACAACAGTCAGGCCAAGCCTTCTGCCTGTGATG CAGGCCTGGCCAGGCAGCCGGAAGAGGTGGTATTGCAGGCCTCCGTCTCCTCATACCATCTATTCAGAGACGTAGCTGAAGTCACAGCCTTCCGAGGGAGCCTGCTAAGCTGGTACGACCAAGCGAAGCGGGACCTACCATGGAGAAGACGG GCAGAAGATGAGGTGGACCTGGACAGGCGGGCATATGCTG TGTGGGTCTCAGAGGTCATGCTGCAGCAGACCCAGGTTGCCACTGTGATCAACTACTATACCGGATGGATGCAG AAGTGGCCTACACTGCAGGACCTGGCCAGTGCTTCCCTGGAG GAGGTGAATCAGCTCTGGGCTGGCCTGGGCTACTATTCTCGTGGCCGGCGGCTGCAGGAGGGAGCTCGGAAG GTGGTAGAGGAGCTAGGGGGCCACATGCCACGTACAGCAGAGACCCTGCAGCAGCTCCTGCCTGGCGTGGGGCGCTACACAGCTGGGGCCATTGCCTCTATCGCCTTTGGCCAG GCAACCGGTGTGGTGGATGGCAACGTAGCACGGGTGCTGTGCCGTGTCCGAGCCATTGGTGCTGATCCCAGCAGCACCCTTGTCTCCCAGCAGCTCTG GGGTCTAGCCCAGCAGTTGGTGGACCCAGCCCGGCCAGGAGATTTCAACCAAGCAGCCATGGAGCTAGGGGCCACAGTGTGTACCCCACAGCGCCCACTGTGCAGCCAGTGCCCTGTGGAGAGCCTGTGCCGGGCACGCCAGAGA GTGGAGCGGGAACAGCTCTTAGCCTCACGGAGGCTGTTGGGCAGTCCTGACGTGGAGGAGTGTG CTCCCAACACTGGACAGTGCCACCTGTGCCTGCCTCCCTCGGAGCCCTGGGACCAGACCCTGGGAGTGGTCAACTTCCCCAGAAAGGCCAGCCGCAAGCCCCCCAGGGAGGAGAGCTCTGCCACCTGTGTTCTGGAACAGCCTGGGGCTCTTGGGGCCCAAATTCTGCTGGTGCAGAGGCCCAACTCAG GTCTGCTGGCAGGACTGTGGGAGTTCCCGTCCGTGACCTGGGAGCCCTCAGAGCAGCTTCAGCGCAAGGCCCTGCTGCAGGAACTACAGCGTTGGGCTGGGCCCCTCCCAGCCACGCGCCTCCGGCACCTTGGGGAG GTTGTCCACACCTTCTCTCACATCAAGCTGACATATCAAGTATATGGTCTGGCCTTGGAAGGGCAGACCCCAGTGACCACCGTACCACCAGGCGCTCGCTGGCTGACCCAGGAGGAATTTCACATGGCAGCTGTTTCCACCGCCATGAAAAAG GTTTTCCGTGTGTATCAGGGCCAACAGCCAGGGACCTGTACG GGTTCCAAAAGGTCCCAGGTGCCCTCTCCGTGCAGTCGGAAAAAGCCCCGCATGGGCCAGCAAGTGCTGGATAATTTCTTTCGGTCTCACATCTCCACTGATGCACACAGCCTCAACAGTGCTGCCCAGTGA
- the MUTYH gene encoding adenine DNA glycosylase isoform X1 produces the protein MTPLVSRLSRLWAIMRKPRAAVGSGHRKQAASQEGRQKHAKNNSQAKPSACDAGLARQPEEVVLQASVSSYHLFRDVAEVTAFRGSLLSWYDQAKRDLPWRRRAEDEVDLDRRAYAVWVSEVMLQQTQVATVINYYTGWMQKWPTLQDLASASLEEVNQLWAGLGYYSRGRRLQEGARKVVEELGGHMPRTAETLQQLLPGVGRYTAGAIASIAFGQATGVVDGNVARVLCRVRAIGADPSSTLVSQQLWGLAQQLVDPARPGDFNQAAMELGATVCTPQRPLCSQCPVESLCRARQRVEREQLLASRRLLGSPDVEECAPNTGQCHLCLPPSEPWDQTLGVVNFPRKASRKPPREESSATCVLEQPGALGAQILLVQRPNSGLLAGLWEFPSVTWEPSEQLQRKALLQELQRWAGPLPATRLRHLGEVVHTFSHIKLTYQVYGLALEGQTPVTTVPPGARWLTQEEFHMAAVSTAMKKVFRVYQGQQPGTCTGSKRSQVPSPCSRKKPRMGQQVLDNFFRSHISTDAHSLNSAAQ, from the exons GCCATCATGAGGAAGCCACGAGCAGCCGTGGGAAGTGGTCACAGGAAGCAGGCAGCCAGCCAGGAAGGGAGGCAGAAGCATGCTAAGAACAACAGTCAGGCCAAGCCTTCTGCCTGTGATG CAGGCCTGGCCAGGCAGCCGGAAGAGGTGGTATTGCAGGCCTCCGTCTCCTCATACCATCTATTCAGAGACGTAGCTGAAGTCACAGCCTTCCGAGGGAGCCTGCTAAGCTGGTACGACCAAGCGAAGCGGGACCTACCATGGAGAAGACGG GCAGAAGATGAGGTGGACCTGGACAGGCGGGCATATGCTG TGTGGGTCTCAGAGGTCATGCTGCAGCAGACCCAGGTTGCCACTGTGATCAACTACTATACCGGATGGATGCAG AAGTGGCCTACACTGCAGGACCTGGCCAGTGCTTCCCTGGAG GAGGTGAATCAGCTCTGGGCTGGCCTGGGCTACTATTCTCGTGGCCGGCGGCTGCAGGAGGGAGCTCGGAAG GTGGTAGAGGAGCTAGGGGGCCACATGCCACGTACAGCAGAGACCCTGCAGCAGCTCCTGCCTGGCGTGGGGCGCTACACAGCTGGGGCCATTGCCTCTATCGCCTTTGGCCAG GCAACCGGTGTGGTGGATGGCAACGTAGCACGGGTGCTGTGCCGTGTCCGAGCCATTGGTGCTGATCCCAGCAGCACCCTTGTCTCCCAGCAGCTCTG GGGTCTAGCCCAGCAGTTGGTGGACCCAGCCCGGCCAGGAGATTTCAACCAAGCAGCCATGGAGCTAGGGGCCACAGTGTGTACCCCACAGCGCCCACTGTGCAGCCAGTGCCCTGTGGAGAGCCTGTGCCGGGCACGCCAGAGA GTGGAGCGGGAACAGCTCTTAGCCTCACGGAGGCTGTTGGGCAGTCCTGACGTGGAGGAGTGTG CTCCCAACACTGGACAGTGCCACCTGTGCCTGCCTCCCTCGGAGCCCTGGGACCAGACCCTGGGAGTGGTCAACTTCCCCAGAAAGGCCAGCCGCAAGCCCCCCAGGGAGGAGAGCTCTGCCACCTGTGTTCTGGAACAGCCTGGGGCTCTTGGGGCCCAAATTCTGCTGGTGCAGAGGCCCAACTCAG GTCTGCTGGCAGGACTGTGGGAGTTCCCGTCCGTGACCTGGGAGCCCTCAGAGCAGCTTCAGCGCAAGGCCCTGCTGCAGGAACTACAGCGTTGGGCTGGGCCCCTCCCAGCCACGCGCCTCCGGCACCTTGGGGAG GTTGTCCACACCTTCTCTCACATCAAGCTGACATATCAAGTATATGGTCTGGCCTTGGAAGGGCAGACCCCAGTGACCACCGTACCACCAGGCGCTCGCTGGCTGACCCAGGAGGAATTTCACATGGCAGCTGTTTCCACCGCCATGAAAAAG GTTTTCCGTGTGTATCAGGGCCAACAGCCAGGGACCTGTACG GGTTCCAAAAGGTCCCAGGTGCCCTCTCCGTGCAGTCGGAAAAAGCCCCGCATGGGCCAGCAAGTGCTGGATAATTTCTTTCGGTCTCACATCTCCACTGATGCACACAGCCTCAACAGTGCTGCCCAGTGA
- the MUTYH gene encoding adenine DNA glycosylase isoform X11, producing the protein MTPLVSRLSRLWAIMRKPRAAVGSGHRKQAASQEGRQKHAKNNSQAKPSACDACAGMIPECPGAPAGLARQPEEVVLQASVSSYHLFRDVAEVTAFRGSLLSWYDQAKRDLPWRRRAEDEVDLDRRAYAVWVSEVMLQQTQVATVINYYTGWMQKWPTLQDLASASLEEVNQLWAGLGYYSRGRRLQEGARKVVEELGGHMPRTAETLQQLLPGVGRYTAGAIASIAFGQATGVVDGNVARVLCRVRAIGADPSSTLVSQQLWGLAQQLVDPARPGDFNQAAMELGATVCTPQRPLCSQCPVESLCRARQRVEREQLLASRRLLGSPDVEECAPNTGQCHLCLPPSEPWDQTLGVVNFPRKASRKPPREESSATCVLEQPGALGAQILLVQRPNSGLLAGLWEFPSVTWEPSEQLQRKALLQELQRWAGPLPATRLRHLGEVVHTFSHIKLTYQVYGLALEGQTPVTTVPPGARWLTQEEFHMAAVSTAMKKVFRVYQGQQPGTCTGSKRSQVPSPCSRKKPRMGQQVLDNFFRSHISTDAHSLNSAAQ; encoded by the exons GCCATCATGAGGAAGCCACGAGCAGCCGTGGGAAGTGGTCACAGGAAGCAGGCAGCCAGCCAGGAAGGGAGGCAGAAGCATGCTAAGAACAACAGTCAGGCCAAGCCTTCTGCCTGTGATG CCTGTGCAGGGATGATTCCTGAGTGTCCTGGGGCCCCAGCAGGCCTGGCCAGGCAGCCGGAAGAGGTGGTATTGCAGGCCTCCGTCTCCTCATACCATCTATTCAGAGACGTAGCTGAAGTCACAGCCTTCCGAGGGAGCCTGCTAAGCTGGTACGACCAAGCGAAGCGGGACCTACCATGGAGAAGACGG GCAGAAGATGAGGTGGACCTGGACAGGCGGGCATATGCTG TGTGGGTCTCAGAGGTCATGCTGCAGCAGACCCAGGTTGCCACTGTGATCAACTACTATACCGGATGGATGCAG AAGTGGCCTACACTGCAGGACCTGGCCAGTGCTTCCCTGGAG GAGGTGAATCAGCTCTGGGCTGGCCTGGGCTACTATTCTCGTGGCCGGCGGCTGCAGGAGGGAGCTCGGAAG GTGGTAGAGGAGCTAGGGGGCCACATGCCACGTACAGCAGAGACCCTGCAGCAGCTCCTGCCTGGCGTGGGGCGCTACACAGCTGGGGCCATTGCCTCTATCGCCTTTGGCCAG GCAACCGGTGTGGTGGATGGCAACGTAGCACGGGTGCTGTGCCGTGTCCGAGCCATTGGTGCTGATCCCAGCAGCACCCTTGTCTCCCAGCAGCTCTG GGGTCTAGCCCAGCAGTTGGTGGACCCAGCCCGGCCAGGAGATTTCAACCAAGCAGCCATGGAGCTAGGGGCCACAGTGTGTACCCCACAGCGCCCACTGTGCAGCCAGTGCCCTGTGGAGAGCCTGTGCCGGGCACGCCAGAGA GTGGAGCGGGAACAGCTCTTAGCCTCACGGAGGCTGTTGGGCAGTCCTGACGTGGAGGAGTGTG CTCCCAACACTGGACAGTGCCACCTGTGCCTGCCTCCCTCGGAGCCCTGGGACCAGACCCTGGGAGTGGTCAACTTCCCCAGAAAGGCCAGCCGCAAGCCCCCCAGGGAGGAGAGCTCTGCCACCTGTGTTCTGGAACAGCCTGGGGCTCTTGGGGCCCAAATTCTGCTGGTGCAGAGGCCCAACTCAG GTCTGCTGGCAGGACTGTGGGAGTTCCCGTCCGTGACCTGGGAGCCCTCAGAGCAGCTTCAGCGCAAGGCCCTGCTGCAGGAACTACAGCGTTGGGCTGGGCCCCTCCCAGCCACGCGCCTCCGGCACCTTGGGGAG GTTGTCCACACCTTCTCTCACATCAAGCTGACATATCAAGTATATGGTCTGGCCTTGGAAGGGCAGACCCCAGTGACCACCGTACCACCAGGCGCTCGCTGGCTGACCCAGGAGGAATTTCACATGGCAGCTGTTTCCACCGCCATGAAAAAG GTTTTCCGTGTGTATCAGGGCCAACAGCCAGGGACCTGTACG GGTTCCAAAAGGTCCCAGGTGCCCTCTCCGTGCAGTCGGAAAAAGCCCCGCATGGGCCAGCAAGTGCTGGATAATTTCTTTCGGTCTCACATCTCCACTGATGCACACAGCCTCAACAGTGCTGCCCAGTGA
- the MUTYH gene encoding adenine DNA glycosylase isoform X10, giving the protein MRWTWTGGHMLKWPTLQDLASASLEEVNQLWAGLGYYSRGRRLQEGARKVVEELGGHMPRTAETLQQLLPGVGRYTAGAIASIAFGQATGVVDGNVARVLCRVRAIGADPSSTLVSQQLWGLAQQLVDPARPGDFNQAAMELGATVCTPQRPLCSQCPVESLCRARQRVEREQLLASRRLLGSPDVEECAPNTGQCHLCLPPSEPWDQTLGVVNFPRKASRKPPREESSATCVLEQPGALGAQILLVQRPNSGLLAGLWEFPSVTWEPSEQLQRKALLQELQRWAGPLPATRLRHLGEVVHTFSHIKLTYQVYGLALEGQTPVTTVPPGARWLTQEEFHMAAVSTAMKKVFRVYQGQQPGTCTGSKRSQVPSPCSRKKPRMGQQVLDNFFRSHISTDAHSLNSAAQ; this is encoded by the exons ATGAGGTGGACCTGGACAGGCGGGCATATGCTG AAGTGGCCTACACTGCAGGACCTGGCCAGTGCTTCCCTGGAG GAGGTGAATCAGCTCTGGGCTGGCCTGGGCTACTATTCTCGTGGCCGGCGGCTGCAGGAGGGAGCTCGGAAG GTGGTAGAGGAGCTAGGGGGCCACATGCCACGTACAGCAGAGACCCTGCAGCAGCTCCTGCCTGGCGTGGGGCGCTACACAGCTGGGGCCATTGCCTCTATCGCCTTTGGCCAG GCAACCGGTGTGGTGGATGGCAACGTAGCACGGGTGCTGTGCCGTGTCCGAGCCATTGGTGCTGATCCCAGCAGCACCCTTGTCTCCCAGCAGCTCTG GGGTCTAGCCCAGCAGTTGGTGGACCCAGCCCGGCCAGGAGATTTCAACCAAGCAGCCATGGAGCTAGGGGCCACAGTGTGTACCCCACAGCGCCCACTGTGCAGCCAGTGCCCTGTGGAGAGCCTGTGCCGGGCACGCCAGAGA GTGGAGCGGGAACAGCTCTTAGCCTCACGGAGGCTGTTGGGCAGTCCTGACGTGGAGGAGTGTG CTCCCAACACTGGACAGTGCCACCTGTGCCTGCCTCCCTCGGAGCCCTGGGACCAGACCCTGGGAGTGGTCAACTTCCCCAGAAAGGCCAGCCGCAAGCCCCCCAGGGAGGAGAGCTCTGCCACCTGTGTTCTGGAACAGCCTGGGGCTCTTGGGGCCCAAATTCTGCTGGTGCAGAGGCCCAACTCAG GTCTGCTGGCAGGACTGTGGGAGTTCCCGTCCGTGACCTGGGAGCCCTCAGAGCAGCTTCAGCGCAAGGCCCTGCTGCAGGAACTACAGCGTTGGGCTGGGCCCCTCCCAGCCACGCGCCTCCGGCACCTTGGGGAG GTTGTCCACACCTTCTCTCACATCAAGCTGACATATCAAGTATATGGTCTGGCCTTGGAAGGGCAGACCCCAGTGACCACCGTACCACCAGGCGCTCGCTGGCTGACCCAGGAGGAATTTCACATGGCAGCTGTTTCCACCGCCATGAAAAAG GTTTTCCGTGTGTATCAGGGCCAACAGCCAGGGACCTGTACG GGTTCCAAAAGGTCCCAGGTGCCCTCTCCGTGCAGTCGGAAAAAGCCCCGCATGGGCCAGCAAGTGCTGGATAATTTCTTTCGGTCTCACATCTCCACTGATGCACACAGCCTCAACAGTGCTGCCCAGTGA
- the MUTYH gene encoding adenine DNA glycosylase isoform X4 codes for MRKPRAAVGSGHRKQAASQEGRQKHAKNNSQAKPSACDGLARQPEEVVLQASVSSYHLFRDVAEVTAFRGSLLSWYDQAKRDLPWRRRAEDEVDLDRRAYAVWVSEVMLQQTQVATVINYYTGWMQKWPTLQDLASASLEEVNQLWAGLGYYSRGRRLQEGARKVVEELGGHMPRTAETLQQLLPGVGRYTAGAIASIAFGQATGVVDGNVARVLCRVRAIGADPSSTLVSQQLWGLAQQLVDPARPGDFNQAAMELGATVCTPQRPLCSQCPVESLCRARQRVEREQLLASRRLLGSPDVEECAPNTGQCHLCLPPSEPWDQTLGVVNFPRKASRKPPREESSATCVLEQPGALGAQILLVQRPNSGLLAGLWEFPSVTWEPSEQLQRKALLQELQRWAGPLPATRLRHLGEVVHTFSHIKLTYQVYGLALEGQTPVTTVPPGARWLTQEEFHMAAVSTAMKKVFRVYQGQQPGTCTGSKRSQVPSPCSRKKPRMGQQVLDNFFRSHISTDAHSLNSAAQ; via the exons ATGAGGAAGCCACGAGCAGCCGTGGGAAGTGGTCACAGGAAGCAGGCAGCCAGCCAGGAAGGGAGGCAGAAGCATGCTAAGAACAACAGTCAGGCCAAGCCTTCTGCCTGTGATG GCCTGGCCAGGCAGCCGGAAGAGGTGGTATTGCAGGCCTCCGTCTCCTCATACCATCTATTCAGAGACGTAGCTGAAGTCACAGCCTTCCGAGGGAGCCTGCTAAGCTGGTACGACCAAGCGAAGCGGGACCTACCATGGAGAAGACGG GCAGAAGATGAGGTGGACCTGGACAGGCGGGCATATGCTG TGTGGGTCTCAGAGGTCATGCTGCAGCAGACCCAGGTTGCCACTGTGATCAACTACTATACCGGATGGATGCAG AAGTGGCCTACACTGCAGGACCTGGCCAGTGCTTCCCTGGAG GAGGTGAATCAGCTCTGGGCTGGCCTGGGCTACTATTCTCGTGGCCGGCGGCTGCAGGAGGGAGCTCGGAAG GTGGTAGAGGAGCTAGGGGGCCACATGCCACGTACAGCAGAGACCCTGCAGCAGCTCCTGCCTGGCGTGGGGCGCTACACAGCTGGGGCCATTGCCTCTATCGCCTTTGGCCAG GCAACCGGTGTGGTGGATGGCAACGTAGCACGGGTGCTGTGCCGTGTCCGAGCCATTGGTGCTGATCCCAGCAGCACCCTTGTCTCCCAGCAGCTCTG GGGTCTAGCCCAGCAGTTGGTGGACCCAGCCCGGCCAGGAGATTTCAACCAAGCAGCCATGGAGCTAGGGGCCACAGTGTGTACCCCACAGCGCCCACTGTGCAGCCAGTGCCCTGTGGAGAGCCTGTGCCGGGCACGCCAGAGA GTGGAGCGGGAACAGCTCTTAGCCTCACGGAGGCTGTTGGGCAGTCCTGACGTGGAGGAGTGTG CTCCCAACACTGGACAGTGCCACCTGTGCCTGCCTCCCTCGGAGCCCTGGGACCAGACCCTGGGAGTGGTCAACTTCCCCAGAAAGGCCAGCCGCAAGCCCCCCAGGGAGGAGAGCTCTGCCACCTGTGTTCTGGAACAGCCTGGGGCTCTTGGGGCCCAAATTCTGCTGGTGCAGAGGCCCAACTCAG GTCTGCTGGCAGGACTGTGGGAGTTCCCGTCCGTGACCTGGGAGCCCTCAGAGCAGCTTCAGCGCAAGGCCCTGCTGCAGGAACTACAGCGTTGGGCTGGGCCCCTCCCAGCCACGCGCCTCCGGCACCTTGGGGAG GTTGTCCACACCTTCTCTCACATCAAGCTGACATATCAAGTATATGGTCTGGCCTTGGAAGGGCAGACCCCAGTGACCACCGTACCACCAGGCGCTCGCTGGCTGACCCAGGAGGAATTTCACATGGCAGCTGTTTCCACCGCCATGAAAAAG GTTTTCCGTGTGTATCAGGGCCAACAGCCAGGGACCTGTACG GGTTCCAAAAGGTCCCAGGTGCCCTCTCCGTGCAGTCGGAAAAAGCCCCGCATGGGCCAGCAAGTGCTGGATAATTTCTTTCGGTCTCACATCTCCACTGATGCACACAGCCTCAACAGTGCTGCCCAGTGA
- the MUTYH gene encoding adenine DNA glycosylase isoform X7, whose amino-acid sequence MTPLVSRLSRLWAIMRKPRAAVGSGHRKQAASQEGRQKHAKNNSQAKPSACDAGLARQPEEVVLQASVSSYHLFRDVAEVTAFRGSLLSWYDQAKRDLPWRRRAEDEVDLDRRAYAVWVSEVMLQQTQVATVINYYTGWMQKWPTLQDLASASLEEVNQLWAGLGYYSRGRRLQEGARKATGVVDGNVARVLCRVRAIGADPSSTLVSQQLWGLAQQLVDPARPGDFNQAAMELGATVCTPQRPLCSQCPVESLCRARQRVEREQLLASRRLLGSPDVEECAPNTGQCHLCLPPSEPWDQTLGVVNFPRKASRKPPREESSATCVLEQPGALGAQILLVQRPNSGLLAGLWEFPSVTWEPSEQLQRKALLQELQRWAGPLPATRLRHLGEVVHTFSHIKLTYQVYGLALEGQTPVTTVPPGARWLTQEEFHMAAVSTAMKKVFRVYQGQQPGTCTGSKRSQVPSPCSRKKPRMGQQVLDNFFRSHISTDAHSLNSAAQ is encoded by the exons GCCATCATGAGGAAGCCACGAGCAGCCGTGGGAAGTGGTCACAGGAAGCAGGCAGCCAGCCAGGAAGGGAGGCAGAAGCATGCTAAGAACAACAGTCAGGCCAAGCCTTCTGCCTGTGATG CAGGCCTGGCCAGGCAGCCGGAAGAGGTGGTATTGCAGGCCTCCGTCTCCTCATACCATCTATTCAGAGACGTAGCTGAAGTCACAGCCTTCCGAGGGAGCCTGCTAAGCTGGTACGACCAAGCGAAGCGGGACCTACCATGGAGAAGACGG GCAGAAGATGAGGTGGACCTGGACAGGCGGGCATATGCTG TGTGGGTCTCAGAGGTCATGCTGCAGCAGACCCAGGTTGCCACTGTGATCAACTACTATACCGGATGGATGCAG AAGTGGCCTACACTGCAGGACCTGGCCAGTGCTTCCCTGGAG GAGGTGAATCAGCTCTGGGCTGGCCTGGGCTACTATTCTCGTGGCCGGCGGCTGCAGGAGGGAGCTCGGAAG GCAACCGGTGTGGTGGATGGCAACGTAGCACGGGTGCTGTGCCGTGTCCGAGCCATTGGTGCTGATCCCAGCAGCACCCTTGTCTCCCAGCAGCTCTG GGGTCTAGCCCAGCAGTTGGTGGACCCAGCCCGGCCAGGAGATTTCAACCAAGCAGCCATGGAGCTAGGGGCCACAGTGTGTACCCCACAGCGCCCACTGTGCAGCCAGTGCCCTGTGGAGAGCCTGTGCCGGGCACGCCAGAGA GTGGAGCGGGAACAGCTCTTAGCCTCACGGAGGCTGTTGGGCAGTCCTGACGTGGAGGAGTGTG CTCCCAACACTGGACAGTGCCACCTGTGCCTGCCTCCCTCGGAGCCCTGGGACCAGACCCTGGGAGTGGTCAACTTCCCCAGAAAGGCCAGCCGCAAGCCCCCCAGGGAGGAGAGCTCTGCCACCTGTGTTCTGGAACAGCCTGGGGCTCTTGGGGCCCAAATTCTGCTGGTGCAGAGGCCCAACTCAG GTCTGCTGGCAGGACTGTGGGAGTTCCCGTCCGTGACCTGGGAGCCCTCAGAGCAGCTTCAGCGCAAGGCCCTGCTGCAGGAACTACAGCGTTGGGCTGGGCCCCTCCCAGCCACGCGCCTCCGGCACCTTGGGGAG GTTGTCCACACCTTCTCTCACATCAAGCTGACATATCAAGTATATGGTCTGGCCTTGGAAGGGCAGACCCCAGTGACCACCGTACCACCAGGCGCTCGCTGGCTGACCCAGGAGGAATTTCACATGGCAGCTGTTTCCACCGCCATGAAAAAG GTTTTCCGTGTGTATCAGGGCCAACAGCCAGGGACCTGTACG GGTTCCAAAAGGTCCCAGGTGCCCTCTCCGTGCAGTCGGAAAAAGCCCCGCATGGGCCAGCAAGTGCTGGATAATTTCTTTCGGTCTCACATCTCCACTGATGCACACAGCCTCAACAGTGCTGCCCAGTGA
- the MUTYH gene encoding adenine DNA glycosylase isoform X2 codes for MTPLVSRLSRLWAIMRKPRAAVGSGHRKQAASQEGRQKHAKNNSQAKPSACDGLARQPEEVVLQASVSSYHLFRDVAEVTAFRGSLLSWYDQAKRDLPWRRRAEDEVDLDRRAYAVWVSEVMLQQTQVATVINYYTGWMQKWPTLQDLASASLEEVNQLWAGLGYYSRGRRLQEGARKVVEELGGHMPRTAETLQQLLPGVGRYTAGAIASIAFGQATGVVDGNVARVLCRVRAIGADPSSTLVSQQLWGLAQQLVDPARPGDFNQAAMELGATVCTPQRPLCSQCPVESLCRARQRVEREQLLASRRLLGSPDVEECAPNTGQCHLCLPPSEPWDQTLGVVNFPRKASRKPPREESSATCVLEQPGALGAQILLVQRPNSGLLAGLWEFPSVTWEPSEQLQRKALLQELQRWAGPLPATRLRHLGEVVHTFSHIKLTYQVYGLALEGQTPVTTVPPGARWLTQEEFHMAAVSTAMKKVFRVYQGQQPGTCTGSKRSQVPSPCSRKKPRMGQQVLDNFFRSHISTDAHSLNSAAQ; via the exons GCCATCATGAGGAAGCCACGAGCAGCCGTGGGAAGTGGTCACAGGAAGCAGGCAGCCAGCCAGGAAGGGAGGCAGAAGCATGCTAAGAACAACAGTCAGGCCAAGCCTTCTGCCTGTGATG GCCTGGCCAGGCAGCCGGAAGAGGTGGTATTGCAGGCCTCCGTCTCCTCATACCATCTATTCAGAGACGTAGCTGAAGTCACAGCCTTCCGAGGGAGCCTGCTAAGCTGGTACGACCAAGCGAAGCGGGACCTACCATGGAGAAGACGG GCAGAAGATGAGGTGGACCTGGACAGGCGGGCATATGCTG TGTGGGTCTCAGAGGTCATGCTGCAGCAGACCCAGGTTGCCACTGTGATCAACTACTATACCGGATGGATGCAG AAGTGGCCTACACTGCAGGACCTGGCCAGTGCTTCCCTGGAG GAGGTGAATCAGCTCTGGGCTGGCCTGGGCTACTATTCTCGTGGCCGGCGGCTGCAGGAGGGAGCTCGGAAG GTGGTAGAGGAGCTAGGGGGCCACATGCCACGTACAGCAGAGACCCTGCAGCAGCTCCTGCCTGGCGTGGGGCGCTACACAGCTGGGGCCATTGCCTCTATCGCCTTTGGCCAG GCAACCGGTGTGGTGGATGGCAACGTAGCACGGGTGCTGTGCCGTGTCCGAGCCATTGGTGCTGATCCCAGCAGCACCCTTGTCTCCCAGCAGCTCTG GGGTCTAGCCCAGCAGTTGGTGGACCCAGCCCGGCCAGGAGATTTCAACCAAGCAGCCATGGAGCTAGGGGCCACAGTGTGTACCCCACAGCGCCCACTGTGCAGCCAGTGCCCTGTGGAGAGCCTGTGCCGGGCACGCCAGAGA GTGGAGCGGGAACAGCTCTTAGCCTCACGGAGGCTGTTGGGCAGTCCTGACGTGGAGGAGTGTG CTCCCAACACTGGACAGTGCCACCTGTGCCTGCCTCCCTCGGAGCCCTGGGACCAGACCCTGGGAGTGGTCAACTTCCCCAGAAAGGCCAGCCGCAAGCCCCCCAGGGAGGAGAGCTCTGCCACCTGTGTTCTGGAACAGCCTGGGGCTCTTGGGGCCCAAATTCTGCTGGTGCAGAGGCCCAACTCAG GTCTGCTGGCAGGACTGTGGGAGTTCCCGTCCGTGACCTGGGAGCCCTCAGAGCAGCTTCAGCGCAAGGCCCTGCTGCAGGAACTACAGCGTTGGGCTGGGCCCCTCCCAGCCACGCGCCTCCGGCACCTTGGGGAG GTTGTCCACACCTTCTCTCACATCAAGCTGACATATCAAGTATATGGTCTGGCCTTGGAAGGGCAGACCCCAGTGACCACCGTACCACCAGGCGCTCGCTGGCTGACCCAGGAGGAATTTCACATGGCAGCTGTTTCCACCGCCATGAAAAAG GTTTTCCGTGTGTATCAGGGCCAACAGCCAGGGACCTGTACG GGTTCCAAAAGGTCCCAGGTGCCCTCTCCGTGCAGTCGGAAAAAGCCCCGCATGGGCCAGCAAGTGCTGGATAATTTCTTTCGGTCTCACATCTCCACTGATGCACACAGCCTCAACAGTGCTGCCCAGTGA